The Bremerella cremea sequence CAGCGATATCGACTTGATCCGTTGATGGGCATTGTTTACTTGTTTTCGGCCTGCCTTGGCTGCACGCTGCTGGGAATTTACATTACCTTCACGCCGGTGACGGTTTGCCCAGCGTTTGCGAATCCCGCAGATCGGGTTGGAATTCTGACCGCGCTTTACAAGGCCGGCTTTACGCCAAGTATCGATCAGCAGTTAGGCGGGCTGCTGATGTGGGTTCCTCCTTGTTCGCTTTATATTTTGGTGATTATCAGCGTCATGTGTCGCTGGTATACCCATGCGGAAACCTCCTCCGATCATCAACCTTCGCCCACTAGTGAGTTACCGAAGGCAACCGCATGAACGACAGCGAAAAACAAGTAACCGCCGACAACGAAACGCCGGCAACCACGGTCGAGGAAGCAGCACCGCCCCGCCCAACCTATGCCCCTGCCGGGATGGCCCTGGGTATCATGATGCTGCTGTGGGGCGTGACTACCATGTGGATCATGTCGATCGCAGGTCTGGGAGTGATGATCTGGTCGCTGTGGACCTGGATGAACGAGATCCGGTTAGAAAGTTGAAAGGGAAGCATTCGTGAGTGAAAGTGCAGACTCGCCGGAAGCGAGTGCCGAAGATAATCGCCGTAGTTTTCTCGCCCGTCTGAGCGTGATCGTTTCGTCGGTAATCGGAGCTGCGATTACCCTACCTGGCATCGGCTTCGTACTGGCTCCGGTTTTCAAGCGTGAACCAGGTAAGTGGCAACGGCTGGGCAAGGTCGATTCGTACGACGTCGGCAAAACGGTCAGCGTCGAGTTCAAGAACGCCTCGGTCCGCGAGTGGGCAGGCGTTACGGCGTTAACCGGCGCTTGGCTGCGACGTGTTTCCCAAGAAGAATTTATCGCTTTCTCGATCAACTGCCGCCATCTTGGTTGCCCGGTCAATTGGATCGAAGACGCATCGCTGTTTATGTGTCCTTGTCATGGCGGTGTCTACTATTCCGATGGCGACGTCGCCGCTGGCCCCCCTCCCGAACCGTTGGCTCGCTACCAAGTACGGGTCCGCAAAGGCTTCGTCGAGATCGAGACTTCTCCTGTTCCTTTGACCACCAACGATCAGGTTTAATGATGATCGCTCAGATCTGGAAATGGATCGACGATCGGAGCGGATACTCCGACGTGGTCAAACCGATGCTAGAACATATCGTCCCGAGCGATGCTCGCTGGTGGTATGTCTTTGGCAGTGCAACCTTGTGCGCGTTCATCGTGCAGGTTCTCAGTGGTATTGCCCTGGCCATGGTCTATGTGCCTGGCGGCGACGCGGCTTACGAAAGCCTGAAGTACATCACCAACGACGCGACGATGGGCTACATGGTGCGGGGCATGCACTACTATGGCGCTACGGCCATGGTCATGCTGGCCGTAATCCACATGACCCAGGTCTTTTTGCATGCGTCGTATAAGTACCCGCGCGAAATGAACTGGATGAGCGGGGTGGTACTGCTTTTTGTCGTCCTTGGGATGGCTTTTACTGGGCAGCTTTTACGCTGGGATGCCAACGGGGTTTGGTCCGTGATGGTCGCCTCGGAAATGGCTGGTCGTGTTCCTTTTATTGGGGCGTATATCGCGCATTTCCTGCTTGGCGGAGAGACGGTCGGAGGTTCGACGCTGAGCCGTTTCTTTGCGATTCACGTCTTCATTCTGCCAGGCTTGATCTTCGCGGGGATTGGTCTCCACATGTGGCTGATCTTGCGGCATGGTATTTCAGAAATGCCCAAGGTCGATCAACCGGTCGATCCGGAAACTTACAAAGAGAAGTACGAAGCCCGCCTCGAAAAGACAGGCGTTCCCTTCTGGCCGGTTGCCATGTGGCGAGATGTGCTTTTCTCGGCGGCGATGGTGGCCGTAATCTTGTTTTGCTCGCTCTTTCTTGGCCCACCAACGCTGGGGCCTCCGCCTGACCCGGCTTATATCCATGCCAACCCGATGCCGGACTGGTACTTCTGGTGGTACTTTGCCGTGCTTTCGATGTTGCCCCCAGAACTAGAAACCTATGTGATTCTGGGAATGCCAGTGTTGGGCTTGGTGATTCTGTTTATCTTGCCGCTGTTATCCAATCGCGGACACCGTGTTCCCTCGAAACGTCCTTGGGCGGTGGGCACGGTCATCTTCGGAGCCACTGCGTTCGTGGTGCTGACGATCTATGGGTATCGCAAACCCTGGTCGCCAGACTTTGCGGTGAAACCTTTACCGGCGAACTTGGTCAACAGCAACGATCCGCACATCCAGAAAGGTGCGCAGTTGGTGCATGATAAGGGCTGCTTGTATTGCCACAACATTGATGGCCACGGAGGATTTCGTGGCCCAGTGTTGACCTATATAGGCGACCGTTTGGATCGAGGAGAACTGGTCATCCGGATCACCAACGGTGGCTACAACATGCCCTCCTTCGCCGCATCGTTATCGGCGGAAGAGATGCAGGAGATCGTCGACTTCCTGCTTACTCGCACCGAACCGAAACCGGTCGATGCGAAGTAACAGGGCTGGCAACATCAAACGCAGACAACCACCACCTATGCAGATTGCTTGATCTGCTGCAGAGCAGCGGCGATTTGCTCTTGGATGGCTGCGTCCGGTTCGGAAAGCAGCGGCGAAATCGGACCGGTTTGGGCAATGCCAGCCAGTTGGGTGGCGCGGTGTAGAATGCTTATCGGTCCCAAGTTGTCGCGTAAGCGCTCTAGCGGAATAAACCGTTCCCGAATCGCTTCTGCCTGGTCCCAGTTACCGGCCTGAATCGCTTGTAGCAAATCGGTGGAAAGCTGAGGGAACACGCAGCCACAGCCGGTCGTGAAACCACCCAGGCCAAAATGCCGCATGTGTACGATTGCCGGTTGATCGCCTAGCCCGCTCAAAATCAGGCTCGGGTCGATCTTCTCGGTCAGCGCTTTGAGGTAGTCGTCCTGCATGTAATCTTCACGCACAACGGCATACTTAATTGCCGAGATCATTCCATCGTTGACCAGCGCGGTGGCATCGTCCACGGTTACCACGCCGCCAAACTTCAAATACAGCACAACCGGCTTGCCAAGTCGCTTGACCAGGTTTCGTACCCCAGTGCAAAAACCTGCCGAGGTGACAATGTCGCGTTGGGGCAAAACCATCGCGGTTGGAAACGCGAAGTCTTTTAAAATCTCGGCTTGATCGAGCATCGTTCCATAAGCCGGACCAATTGCCGGAATCACCAACGAGGTGTCTGCCGCGAGTTCGCTGATCATCTCCAACGCCGTACGATATTCGGCCAGCGTCAGATGATAAAAGATTGCGTTGCCACCATAGAGAAGTGTCGAGATGCCTCCCTGCTCGATGTGACGAATAAGCTTCGCATTCTCTGCTTTATCGAGTGAACCGTCCGCAGCGCGTGCCAGCGAAGGCACCGCCCACACAGAACGAGAAATGGTTGCCGCCGATAATGGTTCCGTATCCATAGCCAATGAAGGTCCCTTGGTGAAAGCAATCTCAGTAAATATCAGGGTCTGGCGTCTGTGCGCCATGATGGAGAAAGTCAAAGTCACAACCGGCGTCGGCCTGGGTGACATGCTTAAGGAACATCGCACCATAGCCACGCTGATAGCGCGCCGGAGGAGGTGTCCAAGCCGCTTTTCGCTGAGCCAGTTCGTTTTCGTCGACTAGCAAACGCAAGCTGCGCTGCTCGACGTTCAGTTCGATTAAGTCGCCAGTTTGCACCAAGGCCAACGGCCCGCCGACTGCCGCTTCAGGAGCCACGTGCAAGATGCATGTTCCGTAGCTGGTACCGCTCATACGAGCATCCGAAATTCGGACCAGGTCGCGTACCCCTTGTTTGAGCAAATGATCAGGAATGGGCAACATCCCCCACTCAGGAAAGCCAGGTCCACCTTGGGGGCCTGCGTTCCGCAAGATCAACACGCTATCGGCGGTGATTCCTGCGTCCGGGTCGTTGAGTTTCGCTTTAAGATCGCCGTAGTTGTCAAACACGACCGCAGGGCCGGTATGATTCAACAGCCGAGGTGAGGCTGCGGTTGGCTTTACGACACATCCTGCCGGAGCCAGATTGCCACGCAAAACAAACGTGCCGCCACTTTCAGAAATCGGATTGTCGACCGAGCGGATAATGTCCGTATCAATCACTTCAGCTCCGGCGATGTTGTCGCCAATCGTACAGCCGTTGACCGTGCGGCACGATCGATCGATGTGCGTGCCTAACTGTTCCAACAGTGCCCTCAAGCCGCCTGCATCGAAGAAGTCTTCCATCAAAAACTTCCCGGCTGGACGCACGTTGGCCAAGACTGGGGTCGTTCTCGATAATTCGTCGAACCGTTCCAGCGTCAAAGGAATTCCGGCTCTTCGTGCCATAGCGATAATATGCACAATCGCATTCGTCGAGCCTCCGATTGCCATGCTGGTGACAATTGCGTTGTCGAAAGAAGCTTCGGTTAAGATGTCGGCAGGGCGTAAGTTCTCTTTCGCCATCTCAACGGCTCGTCGGCCGGATGCCACGGCCAAGCGGGCATGTTCGGAGATAACCGCTGGTACTGAAGATGCCCCTGGCAAGGTCATTCCCATCGACTCGGCAATTGCTGCCATGGTCGATGCCGTTCCCATCGTCATGCAGGTACCTGCCGAGCGGGCGATGCAATTCTCGATCTCGCCCCAAGATTCATCGCACAGGTTACCGGCGCGGCGTTCGTCCCAATATTTCCAGGCATCGCTGCCACTTCCTAGTGTTTGATCTTTCCACCGCGCCTTCAACATCGGGCCGGCAGGTAGAAAGATAGCAGGACGATTGGCCGAGATCGCTCCCATGATCATCGCCGGGACCGTCTTATCGCAGCCCCCCATCAACACAGCGGCGTCGATCGGGTGACAGCGTAAAACCTCCTCCGTCTCCATCGCCAGTAAATTGCGATAGAGCATCGTCGTAGGCTTCATCATCATCTCGCCGAGCGACATCACCGGGATCTCAACCGGAAAACCGCCCATCTGCCAGATACCCCGCTTAACCTCTTTCACACGCTCAGGAAAGTGCGAATGGCAGGTGTTCAGGTCGCTCCACGTATTTAAGATCGCGATGACAGGCTTACCACGAAAATCTTGATCGTCGTACCCCATTCCTTTCAACCGCGAGCGATGCCCAAAACCGCGCAGGCTATCGGGATCGAACCAGCGGCTACTTGGTAATTCGGGATTCTGTGACGGTTCAGAAGTCATGAGCAACCAGAAGGATGGGGGGGGAAGGCAAGCAGGAAGGACCATGGCTCATCGATCATCATGATGAAACCATGGGAAGAAACATAGCAAAAACTACGGTAGCCAGGAACGACACAAAGCCCATGATGGTCAGCAATACCGAAAACGTCTGCAATGTCTCTCGTTCCGTAAAACCACTCATGCGGCTAATCACCCAAAACCCGCTATCGTTCATCCATGGCAGCGGTTTCGACCCACAACCGATCGCCAATGCCAGATAAACCGGATGAAATGGGAGGCCGATCTGATTGGCTACCGGAACAACAATTCCGATCGCGGTAATCATGGCCACCGTGGCCGATCCCTGAATCACACGAATGATCATGGTGATCAAGAACGCCGTCACCAATAGGCCGATTCCACCGGCAGAGGCAGGCAAAGCATGCGCGATGGTCGTGCCGATATTTGTCTGGCGAATCATCTCGCCAAAGGCCCCGCCAGCACAAGTGATCAGTACGACAACCCCTCCGTCAGCCAACGCTTTCTGCACCGACTTCCCTAGCCCAACCCAAGTCATGCCTGGCTTGCCCACCAACGTGAGCATGGCAAGGACGGCCCCTAAGGAAAGGGCGATATTCTTGTCTCCCAGAAATGAGATTACCATGTCCACAATCCCAATTTCACCCCCTGCATTTCCCTGGGTGACGGCCTCATAAACCGTTTTCATCGCCAGCAGGACAATCGGTACGAAGACCGGTAATATCGAAATAACAAAGCTGGGGAGTTTGTCTTGGTCCGACCATTCACTGGGTGTTCCCTCGGCTAGGCTGGATACACGCAAGGGAATCGTCCAGGTGCGGTTCGCCCACAACATATAAAAATAGCCAGCGACGACACCCCAAAAGCCAACCGCAATACCGCCAAGCACCATCTGGCCAATTTCAACGTTCAATTCTGTGGCAACAAACAACGGACCTGGGGTGGGTGGCACCAGCGAATGGGCCAGCGTTCCGCCAACGATAATCGCCATCACGTATTTCAAATAGTCGCGACCGGTTCGCTTGGCCATCGCTTGCGCCAGGGGCAGCATCAAAAAGAAGACCGTGTCAAAAAAGACCGGAATGGCCAGCACAAAGCTGCTGATCACAAACGCCAGCGTGGTCCAGCGCTCCCCCATTGCCCGACGAATACTCAGCACGATCCGCTCGGCAGAACCGCTCGCGAGCAGGCATTGGCCAATGATCGAGGCCATGGCGATTAGAATGCCGATCTTCTCGAACGTCTTCCCCAAAGCACTCGCCACGCGATTGATCGCACTGCTGCTGGCTTGCTTCTGTGCTTGATCGTATTTGGTCTGGGCTACCAGCCACGAATTTTCAACATCCAGATCGCTTGGCAAGGACTCGCCCAGTATCGCCACCGATCCATCCTCGGTTTTGTCGAAGCGTTCCACCCAAATCAGCATTGGCCCCAAGTTCTGCTTGGTGGCGTCGGTCGCATCCAGCAGGAAGTAAGCCCCTGGCTTCGTTCCCAAGTCTTTTCCCACTTCCGCCAAACTCAGCCGATCGCCAACGGCGGCAGCAACCGAGGCGGTACTGTGCTGCAACGTGCTATCCGAAATCGCTTCTGGCAAAGTGGCAGCGGCCACGACTAAGGCGCCAAAGAACAGCGCCAGAAAGGCATGCAAGCGGAGAAAAAGGACACCGCACAGGACGATCAGCATGCCCAATAAAATTGCGATCATCTTGAGGAAGGCCTATTCAGTTCAAAGAGGGATGGGGCGAGCAATCAGGTGGGAAATTGCCGAGAGAACGTCTTGGCGACCTTCAGAAAAGGGGCGCGTCACCATCGTTCAGAAAAGGAAGCAAACACTGATAGTGACGAGCTAGACTCAGCAATCGCCTTCTAAGGGTAGCAGAAGCCACCACGACAAGCAATCGGCAAGCACTTTACGCCAGCCACTGGTCGAGATGTTCCGCCACAAACGGGTCGTCATTCAAATGAGGATAAGTGGCTCGTACACGATCGATTTCCTCTTGCTGCCCTGGCGAAAGCTGTTCGCGAGGGTCGAGGAAGATCAAATTCTGTAGCAGCCCCTGTTCTTTCAGAACGTAATGAATTCCCGCGATGCAGCCAGCAAACTGATTGCGGACGTCAAACAACGCTGCATTGCACTCCGTAACCTGAGCCGCAAGCTGTAAGAGTTGGGGATACAAAGCTGCGTTGTCTCGCGCAGCGTGGCATTGACGAAGTTGCTCGACCGCTTTTTGGGTCCAACAGGCCCAATGCCCTAGTAGCCCTCCCACGATGCGCAGGGGAATTGTCTTCGCTTTGCTGGCGATTTCAAAAGGGGTAAGCAGATCGCAAATGATGTTGTCGTCGTTGCCGGTGTAAAGCGCGATTTCGTCTGCTCGTCCCGAATCGGCAACCCCGCGCAACACATCCAACGTTTGGTAGCGGTTGAACGGGGCCATTTTGATACCGACCAAATTCGGAATCTCTGCCAGGCGTCGCCAGAACCCCTGCGACAATTCGCGCCCACCAACCGCCGTTTGCATATAGAACCCGAAAATCGGTATTACGTCGGCGATGGCTGCACAATGGGCAATCAACTGGTCATCGTTTGCCTGCGGTAGTGCGGCCAGTGAAATCATTCCGACATGGTACCCCAAATCTCGAGCCAATTTGGCTTCCGCCATCGCCTGAGCCGTTTCGCCGCATAGACCAGAAATGAGAACCGTCTTGCTTGCCGTTCGCTCGTCATGCTCTTGGGCAGTTATCGCGGCCAGCTCAAGCATGGGCTGAAACAAGCCATGTTCCGGTCGACGAATTGCGAACTGCGAGGTATGCGAGCCAACCGCCAAACCCTTGGCGCCTGCGGCTAGATAATATCGCGAAAGAGCTCGTTGCCTTCGTTCGTCCAGTTTGCGGTTGACGGTCAGGGCTAACGGGTGGGCGGGAATCACGATGCCAGAACGAAGCGTCTGGTGAACCCAAGCCGGAGGAAGGAAGCGGGCATCGCAAGGTGTCGCCTCGGTTGTCGCAGGTGGATTCGCTTGGCTTTCTGGCGAGTTAGAACTTCCCATCGCGCACCTCGAAATGGGTGGGCTTATTCAATAGGCGACCCTTTTGGCGCAACCAATCGGCAGTCCAGCGAATCATGGTTTCGGTCGATATCTGCGGAGCACCAAGGAGATCACAGCACTTAGCTGAATTGCTTAGCAGGGCGGACTCGGTCTCTTCCCCGGTGAACTGAACCGGACGTTCCAGCAAACGTGCGAACTCGTTGGCGATTGCTCGCACCGATAGCGTTTCCTGACCGGTCAAATTCAGCAAACAGTGTGGGCTCTCGGCGGTACCTAGCGCGCGAATAATTGCATCGTTCGCATCCCCTTGCCAAATGCAATTCAAGTAGCCGTTACGCAAGTCAACCGGTTCGCCAGAGAACACGCGCAGACCGATATCGGTCAAAACGCCGTACCGCAAATCGACCGCATAGTTCAGCCGCATCAGGGTTACCGGCGTTCCGTTGCAGGTAGAGAAATATTGAAACACCCGCTCGCGTCCCAAGGCCGCATTGGCGTACTCGCCGACAGGACCGATTGGCCCATCTTCGGTTGCTCCGCCGGAGGCGACCGGGACAAATGGATACACGTTGCCAGTCGAAAGAGCCACGAACCGTGAACCAGCAAACCGCTGCATCACCTGGCTGCTGGCAACGGTATTAATTGCCCATGTAAAGGCAGGATTTTGGCTGGTCCCAAACTTGGTGCCGACCATATACAGCACGTTCGCGGCATCGGGAATCGCTTCCACCGCGTTCCGATCAAGCAAGTCTGCCGCATGTGTTACGACGCCACGATCGTCAAGCCACTGCCGCGATGTTGTGTCGGAAAAGCGGCTGACGGCGATGACCGACGCCGGGCTTCCTGCCGCGTCGATGGCACGTTTGGCTCGCACGGCCAACGAAGGCCCCATCTTTCCCCCTGCCCCGAGAACGAGAAGATCGCCCGATAGCGTACGAACAAATTCAATTAGTTCGCTGCTAGGCGTCGTCAGCCAATCGTCCAGTTGCTGCTCGTCGGCAATGGTCTGGGGAATCTGTGGGAAGGATGACATCGAAACAGAACTCCCTGAAGAAGATACGCTTGGCTGAAAAAGGGATGAATCGGCGAAACGTCAGGCAAACAAAATTCCCAGTGAACCCAACACGGCGTAAGCAATAAAAAGACCATACAGCCCACACAGGATAAGCGACTTGCGGAAGGTCAATTGGCGATTGTGCCACATGATTGCCAAGGTGATGCCGGTAAGCACAAACAAACTAATGCGTAGCCCAACCAGCCCGGCAATCGGTTCACCATCTTGGGTCAACATAACGGGGCCCCAGCCTACCAAGTACGAATTGACAAGCAACGGCACCGAAAGGCAAATGCAGATGTCGAAGATATTCGAGCCAAACGCATTGGATACCGCCCCTGAATCATCACCACGCATGGCCGATCCGATCGAAAGGAAGGTATCCGGCACACTTGAAGCAGCCGCCGCCAAAATCACAGCCACAAAAAATGTTGGCACACCCAGCGTGTGAGCCGTCTCACGGGTTACGTCCACCAGAAAGTAACAAGCTCCGGCGGCAACGGCGGTGCTCGTTACGAGAATCAAGCACGCTGTAATTCCATTCAAAGGGATTTCGACGAACCCGAACAATGCTCCAGCACCTTCCGGGACTTCCTCGACCTCTTCGTCTCCTTCGACTTGCCCCGATTTAATTTCATCGCGGATCTTATCCACTAGCAACGGATGAACCTTGTGGTCCTCTTTCAATAAGTCCGAGACAACCGTCGCCGTCGCAGTTTCCAGACCGTGAGAGTTGAAATAATGGGCGAGATATTTAACCCGGCGACGGTAGATCATCGTATCTCGGTAGAGCTGGCCGATGTAAATAAAGTACATGCCAATCAACACTAAACCCATCCACCAATACATCACATTTTGATACAGGAACACGAGCAGCGCCATTTCGCAGATCAAAAACCATACTCCGTCGCGTGCCAACACTTCGTCTTCGACATCGATGGTAGGCCGTGATCTACGGTAGTAGGCAATCGTCATGGTCACGATCGCCGGAATCAGAATCATGTTATAGACGGCACTTCCGGCGCACGTGGCAATGGTGGCGCCAAATCCTTCCGCGCCAGCTGCTTCCACGGCGGCGACGTTGCTCATATCGACCGAGGCAATCGCCAGGACCACGAAGAAGATGCCGCTGAACAATTCCGGCAAGCTGCTGGCTATCGCGTCGAGCGTGGCTCCACGGACCGAGCCGGGGATTCCCAGGGTCGTACCGACCCACTGAGCGGCGTCGGCAAAGGGATCGCAGGCCTGCCAGATGACAATCGAGATCACGACGACCGCCAAGAGCAAAAAGGGCAGTTCCCAGTGGACGAGCCAAAAAAGAACCAGTAAGGCGGTCGCGATAAGCGCTACGGCTACTCCGTACCAATCCCCTCCTTCGCCGTCTCCTTTTTCCACCACCACGTTCTCAGCCATTTTGTTGTCATTTCATGAGATAGAAATAGAAAGCGACAGGTTTTATTGCTGTCTGCACACGGATACCAACATGGCGGCTAGTCGATTTGCCACGTATTTCGAGGCCTCCGCGGATCGCCCGACGGGATTGCCTCTGCAGCAGTCCATCGGTCAACGCGAGGACAGTATAGGAGCGGACAAATGCCCCAGCAAGTGAGTTAAGAACTTACCACGCTTGTTGAAAGCAGGTCTTCGATATTCTCGATTCGAAAGACCGATACCGCGTGCTTTTGCATCAGGAGCGACCCTAACACAAACGCCGGCTGCGAAGGAGCCGGCGAGATGGAAAGCCTTTGCACACCATGGTGCCTAAGGCGACTACGCATCGGGTAGTTGAGCGTTGTGATAAACGTGCTGCACGTCTTCACAATCGTGGAGCATATCGAGAAACTTCTCGAATGCCTCAGCATCGTCACCAGTTAGTTCGGTGTTCGACTGAGGGACGAACGCGATTTCCTGGGCATCGAATTCGGTATCTGGATTGAGTTCCAGCAGGGCCTGTTTGGCTTTGAAAAAGTCGCTGGATGCTGCGAAAACGGTCAGTTGGCCATCTTCTTCTTCAACGTCGTCCACGTTGACGTCTGCTTCAAGCATGGCTTCCAGGATTTGATCTGGGTCGTGATCGCCTTGCTTGAACGAGAAAACCGCCAGGTGATCGAACAGGTGACCAACCGAGCCGGCCATGCCCAGCTTCGCGCCGCTTTTATTAAAACAGTTGCGTACGTCGGTAATGGTTCGATTGGGATTATCTGTCAGGCAATCGACGATTACGGAAGTTCCACCAGGGCCGAAGCCTTCATAGCGAGATTCGGAGTAGTCCTCGCCCCCTGTCCCTTTGGCCTTTTCAATCGCTTTTTCGATAACGTGGGCCGGCACCTGTTCTCGCTTGGCTTTTTCCATCATGCTCTTCAGCCCCGGATTTACCTCCGGATCAGGCACGCCGTTTTTCGCGGCCACGTACAGCATTTTGCCGTACTTCGAGTAGAGCTTAGATTTCTGAGCCGCCGTCTTGGCGATCGAATGCTTCCGGTTTTCGAAACTTCTTCCCATGCGAGTGATCTACTGGTTGTTTCAAGGGTGATGAAGGACTTTGTGCACAAGTAAAGATATACGAGTTCTGGATTTAGAGCAATTCCGATAGCCCACCCCAACGTACTTTTCGATTCGTGTCGTTCTCAGAAAACACGAATCGAAAAGTCACTCGCATAAGCCCGGTGGCAATACAAACAGCACACGATTCCCACCTGACAATCACCCCATCAAACGCTGCAACTCATTTCACCAAAACAGGTTACAACGGATCGCACCTTCGTCTGGGGCAGTCGATTCCTCAGACTGCCCCAGGCCATCGCGGTCGCGAGTTAGTCGAACATGATCGACCGCATCAATAGATGAAAAGAAGCGTGGGTCCAGCCTCGGTAGTAGGGACGGAAACCAAACAAATGGATCGTTCCTTCCCCCTGTTTGACTTTGGCCCAGGCAATTTGCCCTTCAATAACTTCCGGCCGTGCCATCGTGCCCGAGAGCAAAACACGTCGCGGAGCATACGTCAGCAGCGTTTCGACTTCACACTTAGCATCGTTCCGCTGCTCGCTTTCTTTGGCCGTAGCCGCTCGCCAGGCCTTCGAGTGTGCAAACATGAAAGGAACGGTATCGGGAAGCCCAGCAGTCAGCTCGTTATCGTGAATCTCGCCACGGACAACACTACCACTACAGCTAAAGTCCTTATTTTCCTTTTCCGAAGTTACATCCACCAACGGAATCCGCAGCAGATCGATCACCCACGGGCAAGCACTGTCCATCACAATCAGCTTGCCCCCATCGCGAACGAACTCTTCAATTGCCATCGCACCATCCACCTCGAGCCCGCCTGCAAGATTGCCTTGCACGGAACCTTCGCTCCGACCGTTCTCGACGCGCGACGCCGAAATGTCTGGGATTATGATCACATCGAAATCGTCTTTCAGCTTGCCGGCTTTAACCATCGAGTTGCGAACTCGTTTGTACGGCATCTCAAGATAATCCAACGTCCAGCGCAGCCATCCTTCGTCCATGCTGGCCGCCCAAGGGGCGTAAACACCTACGCGTGGAAGTGAGTTAGGTTGTTGCCCGTTGCTGGCGACCGGCTCTTCCGTGGCAGCGTTCTCCTGAACGGATGTCTGAAAGGCTTCCCCTTTGGCAAGTTGACGATTCAAACTCACCCATTGGCGACTATCGCGAAACTGACGGGGGTCGGTTGATTTGGTACTTGCGAATGCATCTGGGAGTTCTGGCGAGTCAAGCAGCTCGAGTTCGCCATCCAACTGCCGGACAACTTCCACCACGCGTAAACCAAACAAAGCCGATAGCGACCATCCCGAAACGTCGTAGGCGGTTTCGTCGGTGGGAAACTGCTTGTATTCAAACAGGTCGTTCACCAGATTCGAGTGCGGTTGTTCGCACGAAACAACGAGCGTTCCCGGGGCATAGCTTCGCTCGTCCGCCGTAATGGCCGACTTGCTTTGATGCACCTCGATGCCCAAGTGTTGTAGCAAATCGACCAACCGTTCCACCGCACCAATGTCTTCGTTATCGACCGTGATAAGCCAGGCTTTACGTTTGGAATCGGCATCGATCGTGGTCGCATTTCGGGCGGCAGTCATTTTGTTCTTCAGCCACAACTTCGGTTCGCGGCTGATCGTTCCGAACAAAGATTTAGCGAATGATAGTTCGTAGCGAATGATGTCGGCCTGTCGCCACCAACCACCTTGCCAAGGCGCGATAAACTGGTTCGAAGGACGGTACTCTTTCCGCCCTAGGGGATCGGAAAGTTGATATCGTTCAAAGTAAACAGGGGAAGCAAAATTGGCGGATGCCGCTTCGGTGAGAATCCCAATGATATTCTGTCGGGCCGGCACCGAACGATTCCCGC is a genomic window containing:
- a CDS encoding M14 family metallopeptidase; translated protein: MSQISRYSIWLILLLMCPIAVGAEKEAKPEEALSPEAFLGRSLGADFCLVDWQTVQGYYTQLSEASPTMQLQRVGETTEGRDFLISVISSPENLKNLEAIKAASQAIADPRGKSVEELDQAIENGKVILFVTPSMHSTEVAATEMGMQLAWLLATSEEAPWSTMRDEAVVVLLPSLNPDGVDHMAKWYAQNLGKPYEDADMPELYQKYAGHDNNRDFFALTQVEARMLSKLMYQQWYPQILWDVHQQGKNGDRFFVPPYRDPLNENIDPMIVAGINTIGSRAVMDMTGEDCTGIVTGVSYDNWWNGGNRSVPARQNIIGILTEAASANFASPVYFERYQLSDPLGRKEYRPSNQFIAPWQGGWWRQADIIRYELSFAKSLFGTISREPKLWLKNKMTAARNATTIDADSKRKAWLITVDNEDIGAVERLVDLLQHLGIEVHQSKSAITADERSYAPGTLVVSCEQPHSNLVNDLFEYKQFPTDETAYDVSGWSLSALFGLRVVEVVRQLDGELELLDSPELPDAFASTKSTDPRQFRDSRQWVSLNRQLAKGEAFQTSVQENAATEEPVASNGQQPNSLPRVGVYAPWAASMDEGWLRWTLDYLEMPYKRVRNSMVKAGKLKDDFDVIIIPDISASRVENGRSEGSVQGNLAGGLEVDGAMAIEEFVRDGGKLIVMDSACPWVIDLLRIPLVDVTSEKENKDFSCSGSVVRGEIHDNELTAGLPDTVPFMFAHSKAWRAATAKESEQRNDAKCEVETLLTYAPRRVLLSGTMARPEVIEGQIAWAKVKQGEGTIHLFGFRPYYRGWTHASFHLLMRSIMFD